TGAAGGGGCATGCCTGGATGCAGCGTTCGCACCCGATGCACTTGGCGACATCCACGGTCCGGATGTTGCCGTTCTCCGCATCCACGTGGTTCGCGCCCGTCGGGCATGCGTCGACGCACGGCGGGTATGGGCACTGGCGGCACTGTGCCATCTGGATGTCGCCCGGATACGGCTTGAACGGATCCTGGATGATCTGGATGCGTGCGTTCGACAGGCTCGTTGTGCCATGGTGCGTCACCGAGCACGCAAGCATGCATGAGTTGCAGCCCGCGCACTTGGCGGTATCCACCAGCAGGTAGCCCTCGGAAGCCGGGATCGCCACGACCTCG
Above is a window of Anaerosoma tenue DNA encoding:
- a CDS encoding 4Fe-4S dicluster domain-containing protein → EVVAIPASEGYLLVDTAKCAGCNSCMLACSVTHHGTTSLSNARIQIIQDPFKPYPGDIQMAQCRQCPYPPCVDACPTGANHVDAENGNIRTVDVAKCIGCERCIQACPFTPSRVLWNSIEKHAQKCDLCLDTPYWDEEGGPDGKRACEEVCPMHAISFTKNIPVQTDKGYNVNLRLHDATAQVGKWPLGDDGEYTPAQIAAAQAAAAARAAAAAGGH